The Malus sylvestris chromosome 8, drMalSylv7.2, whole genome shotgun sequence genomic interval aataagaataGTTAAAATACAAGACTATTAACATTTCTCGATTTATCTCGAAATACCGGGTTCAGGCCCGGCAACAGAATTTTTTCTCCCCAAAAACGTTTCTCGATTTATGCTGTTGTCCTTTTGCAAAGGTCACGCTAATCTTCTTTGCACGAGTTCAATTTTATCAGATGCCGACGAAGGGACGAAATTTTAAAGCTGTTTGGGATATATTACACCGCTCCACGGGCTAGACAATTTACAAACAGCGTACAAATAAGCCGTGCTCTTGCTGCTAGTTTTCACCTGCCTAATGAGATAGTGCAGACTAGGTACGGACATGGAAAGGTGCAGTATTTTCTGATGAGAAAAGATTGTATTTATCTCTTGGACATCTTGTACCTGTAATCGTACTTGGTATATCAGTTCTAGTCCAGTGAGCTTATATGGTATATAGATAACTATCTTCTAAGATGAACCAAACATTACACACGTGAGGACTTGGTTACACTTTCAGGTGTTCCCACTTAATTTCGACACTTGCTATAGTATATATTAGTATGTGAGATGCATGGAAGGCATGAGGTCGATCTGCTTCAAGGTGCTCCTttttctctctactctctctctctaactctctctctctctacttttcAATAGTTTTTACCTATTTTCTCTGCACTTGAATCTCATATTTACATTGCTTGTTCTGTAGTGAGTTCCTTTTTATCTCAGTAGACTTGAAATGGGATGAATTCTTGGCTGGTTTCTTCAATTGTAGAAGAGCATGTTTGCCGACGTAATGTTCTTCGGAGTCATTGATTCATTTTGAATCTCGGGCATTTAAGTTGAAGGGTTTTAATTTGGGATTAGGTTAACAGAATGCCATAATATTCTAAGATGAGGAAAATTAGATGGATTACTCTAATGAGGTTCTCTTAGATTTCCATATTGAATAATGGGTGCGCTGACAAGTGACAGATTTGTAGCTGTTCACATTGCTTCTATCAGGGTTTAGGCATTAGAATCAATTTCTAGGCATTAGAATTGTTTCTCCTTCTTTTCGTCACATtaactggtttggtattgctgtgctttgaaaaaaagctgctgtgagaataagcggttgtgctgtgagaataaatggctgtaaaataaatcagcagagcgtttggtaaacttttttgtaaaaaagcttttggaaaaaaaagtagtctgatagtgggtcttttcattaaatgagcactgtagctctgtgtgttttgaaaaaaaaccagttttccaaagctacaaatagcagcttcagctttttcctttgatttcagcttattctcacagcagcttccaaaataagctcttttttttcagtttaccaaacacctaaaaccctcacagctttttttcatatgtgctttttttttaagcacctcactcccaaactaggtaaGACGGTTGGTTTCTTTAGTTTGGTTTCTTTCTTTGAAGACGGTTGGTTTTCCGTAgatgtaagtttgttttcataCCAAATATGATATCGAATCTATCATAAAGATCGATCTGGGTTCGGTATATTGTAGGCTTGAAAACTAGCGGGTGTGAATTCTGAACTGTTTTGTTATAATGTGAATCTTATTGTGATTTGAATCAGGCTAGATAGAGTGGCAGCTTGTAACCTATGTTAGAAAGTGTTGGGGAATGCGATTGTTGACAGTTTTTAACCGCCGCGATGATTATTTCTTGACAGATAAAGACCATCAACAAACGCATTCCTACTTTCTGATTGTCCAAAAGAGATTGAGACACTACCAATACCCATTAATCTCCTCAGCGGTAATGCATCGATGCAAACTATTAGTTTGTTCAGGTGATCAAATGACGAGATTGCAAATATTCAGGGAGCCCTGCTCTCCGCATTACTCAATTTACCATGAAGTTTAATTTGCCAACAAAGAAACTATGGAATTTAACAAGCTGGAAAGGAAATTAAAGGTGTTATTATATGTTATCGATGATCacttaaacctttttttttgcaATACTAATACTACTATTAGTGATCAACAACTTTCAGCAGTAAAGGATAATTTCAAATCAGCCACATCAAAAAAGAACCTGTGATTTGCTTGTTGATAAGCTCCGAGTACGTTTAGCTGCAGATGTTCATCCAGAGGAAGAATCGTCATGCAGAATTGATTTTCTTGGATATACTCTCTGAATGTGCTTTGCCTATCCAAATCCATATATGCATTTTCGAAATGCAGTGTGAGTTTTGGAAATTTATACCTTCCTCCCCTGTGTATCTCGTAGCACAAGTCATAATCTGCATGTTTCCTGGTGTTGTTCAAAGGGTTCCATTCCATCCGTAGGCGTCTTGAAAGTGACTTATCACAGCTCGTTTGAGGACGACATAGGCTTTGGCGGTGATGAAGCTACGTTGTGTTCCTGAATCAATAACTGTCTCACTTACAGGCTCCATGAACAACTTTGGATCTATTGGGACCAGTCTCCCATATCCGCCCTGCCCCAAAATTGGTGTAGTCTGCACGTTAGGACCGAAATTTGTGCAGCTTTACCAAAGTGTATCAGTGTTCCATTTGCTGATTCAACATCCATTACAGGCTTCAAGAAGTTACTAGGTGCCGTGTAGGCTAGGCCTAGAAGCCCTGCGATCGGGTTCCCTTCTGGACCTTGAGGCCCCGTATCAATATGGTTCACTATCCCGCAGCCAAACGCAACGTTCGTGACTAGTTGTTGCTGCTTCTGTTGCCCACAAATTTCAGATTTGAAGGTGAATACGTCCCATCCAAAACGGCCGCTGCTGCTCTGCCCTTTCTCAATGTGTTCACCGTAGTAGCTAACCTCGTACGAACAGGTGTCGTTACGACCCAAAGGAGGAGGATCGGGACAGAGCGGATGACGAGGAGACATGGCTCTGTAGGTAGCCGATTTCTTCCCATCAAAATTTGGCAGAGCTACGGGGAAGCACTTGGTGCAATCTGCGCATTGCACCCAACttgggatgggcaaataccatCGGTttacccgtccatttaaatttcacggttacggttatgggtaaccgtttacccacgaaatttaaatggacggttatggATATTAACCGCgattataaacgggtaaccatttacccatttattttatatatgtaaaattaacacaaaccaaGTTCCTTATCggacaaaacttagatcaatgttattgactatagtgcatgatttctataatataatatagttttccttaaccactttaaatttcatggtttattatatatattatgttaatattttacattcCGAGTCAAATAACCCAAAAATACTATCTTTTAACAGTTTTCgtaacccaagaatacttagcaaattttatattaccttcattgctAATAGTTGAAAATATTGTCTGTAAAccattatttcaattattagaaTGATAtacggacttaaaaaattaaaatgcggaAATGTATGATACATAGACAGGTGAAAAATGAGTAAATAGTAAAAAAGAAATGATAAACGGattttaaaatgataaatggaTAAACGGAtactaaacggttacggttaaataggtacacggttatgagtatggttaaccgtttataaacggttatgggtatgggtataaccgtttaaacaattacccaacgggtaaacagtTATACGATTAtgagaataaacggttatgaaTAAATAACCGCGGTTCCCGCCcaccataaccgttgcccatccctacacCCAAATGAGGTCGCTCCCTGTGTCAATGGCCAGGTTGGCCTTAACTGGGGGCGTCCTGATCCAGAGCTCCACGTAGAAGAAGCCACTGAATGAACGCTTCACGGGGGCCGTTATCTCAGTTGTGCTTTGGCGGAGGGAGGAGGACATAGCCGCTGCGCGAGATTTGGAAACTTCGACTTGTTTTTTCTTGGACAAGGGTGTGGTTTTGGGGGAAGGGAATGGGCTTCATTTTCAGTGTGAAAGTTAAGGCTGTGCCTGCAACCATAGCAAcgacaaggaagaaaataaatgcaTTGCTAGACATCATTGCTTAAGCTTTGGAATCAACTGATTCCATCGATGTTTGAAGTTGTGTGATGATGGTGAAGGACAGTGTGgagcatgtgtgtgtgtctatatatatatatatatatatatatatatatatatatatatgtatgtatgtatgtatatatatatatgtatgtatgtatatatatatatatatgtatgtatgtatgtatgtatatatatgtatgtatgtatgtatgtgtatatatagtcGTTTCTTGCAGTTGCAGGACGCATCCGTCTAAGATACGGTCACTTACATTTCATTGTGTCATCAATGCATGTTTTACATCGTTTCACACTTGCAATTAACCTTAAATGTATTCACCAAACAAAAGATTTAATTGTTGAAATATTTACTAACACGGTTTCATTTATCATTTTCATAACTATATCTAGCTAACCAACAATGTTTAACAGACATTTCAGGGCCTTTATCTTCTCATCTCATTTAATTtgttggattattatcaaaattTGAGGCTTCACAAGGCATCCTATTCCTCTAGGTAGGTGTGAGCCTAACTTTTTCTCCCATCAAAAATGTTGTATTTTTAGTATTAATGTGTATAATTTACTTGTGGGACAAGTATTGAGAGAACCTAGCCATGTGTGAACTTTAGTATTCATAATGAATATGCTAATTATATATGTTTCTCATTGGTTCAGACTTACCCAACCTAGCATTCGTAATTGGGACCTCTAAGATCAATCATCCAAAATAAACAATTATCAAAATTAATAAGCATTCACTAGTCATCCAATATACGTGAATCGTTTCCATCAAGTGCGGGACGGAATTATGAACCTTAATCCGAGAAAAATATATCTATAATTATGTCTGAAACCGTAAATTACTCCAAACCATATTATAAATTCAGGCAGCATTGGCACGcaccaataaaaaattaaagagaagaatTCGAAGATTAAAATCAGTTTAACGGTATAAATGTGaaattttatcttattatcaatttttgtttatttattcaacCAAAGTGGATACACAATGCATATAACGCAACCAGACGCTCGAGaacctatatttattttacaaaatacgACCAATTTTATAAGCCTCTCAAAAGGCTTGTAATGTAAAGTAACATTAAAACTTGCAAGTAGGCAGTGATCATCCTTGGCCTTAACCGTCTCCAACAATCCATTAAAATGTGAAGACGGGCACAGCCTACTTTGAACCAAAAAGGGCAAAAAACCCGACAGGCTGCCCTTGCGTGCTTTGGTCTCTATTACGTTGCAATTTTTTTGGCATTGTACTAAAGCATAATGTTTCTCATATTGCTCTGCCAACAGCGTTTTCTCACAAttacaaacattttttttcctacaacTGGCAGAATAACTTGAAAATGTTTATGGATCACAAAACTACTTTTTTAAAAATGTGCTTCTTTAGAAAGCACTTCCAAGTAAGTCTCAACGTGCTTCTTACTAAAGCAAACAGACATCAATTAACTTGTTCACCCAATTAACTAACACAGTTGGATCAGATTCGAACGCGAAGCAAAATGGTGACAGATGAATTAGCTAACCCTAGAACATCAATCTGTTACCACAAAATGAGTCCGGTGAAGTTACAGTTGAGTCGATATAAAGAAATGCTTAACTGAAGAAGAAGGGTTTATTACTTGAACATGTCCAGGGCATGAACCTGCCAAACACGAACATGACCTCCTCGGTCTCGCATCAATCCCTACTCAAAATAATATCGACATGAATGACTTAATTCGCAATTACAACAATAAACAAAAAAGTTGAACACTAGTCGCTCGGTTTGCTCATTTAGTTGGTTCAGCAGACTGAGTATTCTTGACGTCTCTGGGGCACTGAGATACATATGGTTTGAGCTGCAAGCACGAAAGGAAACGGTAATTTAGAACTACATGTATACATAAGAGTGAGGAGTAAACTGTTCAATTATAACTTCAAAGTTTTTATTAGAAGGACATTACTTGCATCCACTCCTTGGGTGACATGGACCAAATCCTACCGTCACATGTGTCAgcctttaaaaaataaatgaaaaagaataccTGCCTTTCAGCTCAGCAGTCATGCCATGCCAACCTTCAACTCTGGGCAAACCGACATCAGAAGTTGATGACATCAGATGTTGAATGACTTGTTGATTTTACATGGAACATAACCTTTAAATGTGTTGCCCAAATTTTTCATCGCCAACTTCTGGTGTTGCTTTGCTCAGAACTGAAGTACCTGAAGCTGGAGATGGCATGACAATTGGGCTCAAAGGCAaggattctttttttcttttgaaaaaggGAACACGTGTCAAGATGAGATTGGTCCATGCCAAACAGATAGGCATGAGGGTTCATCCAAAAGGGTGGATGCAAGAATCGTCCTTAGTAAAATAGCATAGTTGAAGATGTCATCAGAGCTGCAGAGCATCCATGAAATTCCAAATGGAAGCTCTAACTTAAAAGATGAATATTACCGAAGAATGGAGGAAAAGAgaaacaacaaaagagaaataGAAACATGTTCACCTTGAAGTCAGTTAAATCAGGGACTACATAGTTAGGTAATTTCTCCTGCTGCACGACATACTTAGCTGCAAAAATTTTGGATAATTCGAAAACATGTCAATCAGTAATTTTTAcctgaaaattttgaatgaGCACATTGTCAAATTTTTGCAAAAATGGAAATGGGCAAACCTTTTCGGGTGTGGAAACCAGTCGGCTTGCAATTCTTCCCCTTGTAGTAATCCCTTGGGGCACGTTTGGAAGAAAGAATGTCAAGTGATGATGTTCGCTTTCGACGAAATGCCCTTCCTAACCCTATTATTAGTCCCAATGgcattttctttgctttttttttaatcacaatAACTGAATAAAGTAAACTAAAACTAATTAGCAAATATGCTTAAAACCGTCAATGCATCCTATAAAACACTACCAAAGACATCAGCTCGAGAGAAAGCAGCAGAACCGGTTCAACAACAGCCAAGCAAACAGTGGTGAAACCAAGAATTTATCTCACAACAACAAACGCCAAAATTTAAATCTTGATTAAATTTTCATACTATCTTCCAACTATCTTCGAAATATCACGGTCACAACTATCTTCGAAATGTTTTCATACTTTGAACCATAGTTGCCAGATACGAAGTATAGTTCGAGTACGGAATTCGCTAGTAACCTATAGCAACATTCGCTAGAGAGTAGACAGACAGTACAATATTCAGTTCCATTCATTCTAATTTCGTTAAAGAATGTAAATAGACATCGAATATTAATTCATCTTTCcccaaaaaaatttctttttattgCATACAAGACATTGCAGTTTAGCAAATATCAAAATCACTCCAAAAAGACACAAACACTTTCCAATCATTCCCACAAACAAGCAAGACTACAGATTTGATTCAGATTCATGGAACTACGAACTGCAGATTCGATTACTGATAACATTCAAATTTTTAGCCTCAACCCAGttcaatttttttggtttgagaCAGAAATGTCCAGACAAGCAACGAGATTTGAAgatttttcaatgatccaataGAGTTTGGGTTAGGATAACAAAACCCTTGTCATTCTTCCACACAGACATACAGAGTGAGCAATATTATTCAACAAATTCCAGGTATAAGGAACCTGATAGGGTAGTAGAACTAGAAGGTACCTGAGAGGGCTGAGGAGTGAGGTTCGGATTTTGAAGCTGTCGTGCAAATGAGTGCCGGAGAGGGTTTAGGTTTTTCTGCTTCTCAAAACCAAGAGAAAGAATGAATCGAAAGAAAGGGAActggagagagaagagagggggAGCAAATAGCATATGGCCTAGGCCTGTAACCTAAAGTGGGTTGGGCTCGGCTTTCTCCTCAATTTTCTATCAAAATCCATTACACTCTACTCTTTTGAACCAGGTTTCAACTCTCCCCAACTCCATAACCCCGCCTTTCAGtaccaatgttctaaaaaacacTAGGCGCTATTCTGACAACAGGTAGGGGCTTAGCACCTAGGCAGCggatttatgtaattttatagtatattttgtaaataagtatctatttacactttaaaaaaaaaaatctatacttgtatggatgataaaatgaaaaaatagaagtagaagaatacacaaagtatatccatccatccatccaacaagttcaatatttaaaaaGCAGTAAACATATAATCATAATGAGGAGTATTCTTAGATGATAGACTAAATTCTTCTTGTTCATGATCCTTGCATTGGATTGGACATAAACTAAATTATTTAACCTTGATGTatctagtttatttattttcattgtatgtatcccctcaaaagtgcttcaattcatttcacaattggatgaacttgtagtaaatccatgttttgcaaattaggtacacGTTTGCGAGttcggattataacggtatagttacggacatttgaagttgtttCACTAAACTATATAGTTAAAGGAAAATAAACTCCCACCATGTGGGGATGGTAATCAATTAGAGATTAAGGAGGAAAAGGTAATGAGGAATGAAAGGATAGGAGTGAGAGTTTTTtgcggaaaaagaaaagaaagaaggaagatgGGAGAGGAGGAAGAGATAGGGAGAGACCCATGGACTTGGAGAAACAGAACGAATCAGGAAAAAGAGGAGAGGAGATGGACAAATGAGAAGGgagaggaaaggagagaaaggacgGAGGGGAAAGAGCACCGGATCCCTTCGACCCGTTTCCAAACTCAACGACTCGGATGCTGGCCCGACTCCCTACAACTGTTCTAACGGGTTTTCCCGTTGATTCTCTTGGTTTTCTTCAATCCTCTCACCATCCCAAACCTAATCATAACATCACAGCACCCAAATAGAGTCTAAATCGATGAGTTTTCATAGTGAGTTCATGAAGAACATTGGTACGGGTGCCGTGAAACCTTGGCCTTCGATCCACCATTTCTGGAACAAATACCTACAATTTCCTTCACCAATTGAAACCTCTGAAGCCCAGGAACAGACCCCAAACAAGTTTGGGAGCGGTGGAGCTGCGGATGTGAAGAATCGAAGCTCCCATCTCAAGGTTTTACAGCCGATCAAGGGCGATTTGAggtgttttccggccaaattagacttggtcataggtataaagtttactttaCTCATTGAGACCTACAATTCtataaattttgataatttttagaaatagttgatttttccggcgagtcgaGAGGACCaaccgccacccacggcggcgcgtggccaggggACCCTCAATGCTATTTTTAGGCTAAATTTTAGATACCCTGATTTCATAATTAATATCCGTATTACATAATTTGATTATTTGAAGttagtttcattacgatacTCTACTTGGTAaaaatatgaatcgacgatccgactattggattgtcaccaaactttaatatgttatagtacataatatctGAGGATTATAGGAATTGACGAATCGAGAATCCAACTTGCgcatcttcccgaattggatttgcaagttcataaaataaacatTAACCACCACCTTGTTTTGGCAATTGACGGAGattaaccgttggatcatagtgaaattttaggataatattttagaagtataatgtggatctttggaagtttcTGATCGGAAATCTAAAgagcggatcttccggatcgactTACGTAGAGTTATAGACCCTACCGTCAATCCTtgaccgacggttgacttttgatCAATTGGTATCCAATCATTCTAAAACGTCTTTAGAGATGTGTTTTACGTAAGTTACATGATCTATTGATAAGGATTCTGAGATGTGGTTTGAAAATTGTCCTAGGCACCGTTCGTCCGGGACTCCTCGATGTACGTGCTAGGAAAATGGTAGggcggactccaggtgagtgaatcttttcctttttatcgtatatatatatatgattgataatttcaaaattacttttaaattgaaTTAAGCAATTTGTGCcatgttatatatatttatatgttgtAAAATACTACGAGATGGTTGAGTTTGAATTATGTCATGGTATATCCATATGCATGTTACCTACAAATAATTGTTGTGAACTACgattggcttgatccctgtttagggtacgtaggcagtctaacgagacgttagatgcatccatacaataaatgagattaaataatcgagacaaaagccttgtttggggaattgagcaatgtgaaggaaTTTGGTGAAAaggtgagatttaaccttatgattttggtggttaaatgttggtcataaatcaatgtgtgagGAATTGAGAGATTGAAGTAAAGAATCGTAAGTattgatagttaattaaactaataTTTAGTTGGACTTGTTCCCGATAATTATTCCCGAAATAAATAGTTCGGGAGTGGGGTGTTACAAATTATGCATATTTCgccatgttatatatatgtatatattggtaAATGCTATGACATAGTTGAgtattagattgcatcatggcatatccatatgtATACTACCTGTAaataattactgtgaatgctttaaAGTAGGAAGAGGAACGCAGGACGCAcatgtaagttcaggtgagtttatggtgttACTTGAAATGAtcgagttatggcatgactatatttatgctttaggcgactccgacttatgagctaacattgattgatgagatatggataagtcgtacaggtcactataggtgactccgacttatgaactagcattgattgatgagatatggatgagttgtacaggtcactataggcaactccgacttatgagctagcattgattgatgagataacaTTGATTGATgggatatggataagtcgtacaagtcactataggtgacttcgacttatgagctagcattgattgatgagatatggataagtcgtacaggtcactataggtgacttcaacttatgagctagcatcgattgatgagatatggataagttgtgtaggtcactacAAGTGACTTCGACTTATGAGTTAGTATCGATTGATGAGAAATGGATAAGTTGTGCAGGTcattataggtgactccgacttatgagctatcattgattgatgagatatggatgagtcatacaagtcactataggtgactccgacttatgagctagcattgattgatgagatctGGATAAGTCGTatagctagcattgattgatgagatatggttgCAGTCGTACtagtcaccataggtgactccgactgacgtgctagtatgagttattaagtACATGgttatttatattgctaatgagatgATGTGCCATGGTATACTTTTGGATTTACTGTTAGTGtacttttgatttcatacttatacgtagtatgattttctggaaactatacaggttttacgacaAGAGGTTACTACCTTTGAtaattgaaatgattttgaaaatctttgtgttgctcactcacactttctattttagCACCCTTCCgggttctagtagcaaagtttcgtatcgacgaggactTATGACACTCCCAGTTCAGGTGGCTCCttatgatggtataattcttatcttACCTCACTGTACTTTTCTTATGCTctacatcacgtgtgaaatgggtccaAAACCTCTCACCACGCACTCGTGTAtataggcacttttaggtttaaatttattcacattttacacattatcacactttatggctttgtcaccttccagatgtcggctagcacagctcgattcggagtcctactGGACATTCCGGGTTGGGTGTGTCACTT includes:
- the LOC126631448 gene encoding aspartyl protease family protein 2-like codes for the protein MSSSLRQSTTEITAPVKRSFSGFFYVELWIRTPPVKANLAIDTGSDLIWTIFSTISNEDCTKCFPVALPNFDGKKSATYRAMSPRHPLCPDPPPLGRNDTCSYEVSYYGEHIEKGQSSSGRFGWDVFTFKSEICGQQKQQQLVTNVAFGCGIVNHIDTGPQGPEGNPIAGLLGLAYTAPSNFLKPVMDVESANGTLIHFGKAAQISVLTCRLHQFWGRADMGDWSQ
- the LOC126630938 gene encoding uncharacterized protein LOC126630938, giving the protein MPLGLIIGLGRAFRRKRTSSLDILSSKRAPRDYYKGKNCKPTGFHTRKAKYVVQQEKLPNYVVPDLTDFKLKPYVSQCPRDVKNTQSAEPTK